In Luteolibacter sp. Y139, the following proteins share a genomic window:
- a CDS encoding substrate-binding domain-containing protein, which produces MTSAPMPSRGNLVAECVRVMHLRISAGEWPRLLPGERRLAETLQVGRDTIRLALQQLERDGVLAPADAGARRRVIHSGGEAVREKNLTLKIGVLAHRRLELLPQPMLLEIDQVREALSSKGASLEVFAPAWYEQKNPAKRLEDFIGEHPCTAWMLLRSSAAVQGWFMKARIPVLIRGYPHPGITLPHLDIDWQATAHHAAGQLWRMGHRRVVVLSPAETLMGVEAAVRGVVELGEPGFEATALVENGTSGGVGRVLARALNFKSPPTAIIATRPRQAATALTWLASQGLQVPRHLSLISLGWEPFLDHLVPEITGYRIDPEAVAKLVVRRLERIATGDPNPGGNAWITPETVKGASVGKV; this is translated from the coding sequence ATGACCAGCGCCCCGATGCCATCCCGCGGCAATCTCGTCGCCGAATGCGTGCGCGTCATGCACCTCCGCATCTCCGCCGGCGAATGGCCCCGCCTCCTCCCCGGTGAACGCCGCCTCGCCGAAACCCTCCAAGTCGGCCGCGATACCATCCGCCTCGCCCTCCAGCAGCTTGAGCGCGATGGCGTCCTAGCCCCCGCCGATGCCGGTGCCCGCCGCCGCGTCATCCATTCCGGCGGTGAAGCGGTGCGCGAAAAAAACCTCACCCTGAAGATCGGCGTGCTCGCCCACCGCCGTCTTGAGCTACTCCCACAGCCCATGCTGTTAGAGATCGATCAGGTGCGCGAGGCTCTCTCCAGCAAGGGCGCCTCCCTCGAGGTCTTCGCACCCGCTTGGTATGAGCAGAAGAATCCCGCCAAGCGACTCGAAGACTTCATCGGCGAGCACCCCTGCACCGCATGGATGCTCCTCCGCTCCAGCGCCGCCGTGCAAGGCTGGTTCATGAAGGCCCGCATCCCGGTCCTCATCCGCGGCTATCCGCATCCTGGCATCACGTTGCCCCACCTCGATATCGATTGGCAGGCCACCGCCCACCATGCCGCGGGCCAACTGTGGCGCATGGGCCACCGCCGCGTCGTCGTGCTCTCACCCGCCGAGACGCTCATGGGCGTCGAGGCCGCCGTCCGCGGCGTCGTCGAGCTCGGCGAACCCGGCTTCGAAGCCACGGCGCTCGTCGAAAACGGCACTTCCGGCGGCGTCGGCCGCGTTCTCGCCCGCGCGCTAAATTTCAAGAGCCCGCCCACCGCCATCATCGCCACCCGCCCGCGCCAGGCTGCCACCGCTCTCACCTGGCTCGCCAGCCAGGGCCTCCAAGTCCCACGCCACCTCAGCCTCATCTCCCTCGGCTGGGAACCCTTCCTCGATCACCTCGTCCCGGAAATCACCGGCTACCGCATCGATCCCGAAGCCGTCGCCAAGCTCGTCGTCCGCCGCCTCGAACGCATCGCCACCGGCGACCCCAATCCCGGCGGCAATGCCTGGATTACCCCGGAGACAGTCAAAGGCGCCTCAGTGGGAAAAGTATAG
- a CDS encoding dihydrodipicolinate synthase family protein, with protein MNLQPLHELVVATHSPFHVDGSLAPEIVSVQAAFLAANGIRAVFITGSTGESHSLTCAERLALYDAWANAAPEQGLRVIAHVGSNCLEDAKVLARRAEKLGFAGISALAPSYYKPGSLSALIDCCAAVAAAAPATPFYYYDIPALTGVTFPMERFLVEAPARIPTLAGIKFTNPDLVSYRRSLEVAGRLDLPWGVDETMLSALAAGAKGGVGSTYNWAPELYRQLMAAHGRGDLAEAQRLQSLSIAMVDAIAATGFLGTAKALMGRLGVPVGPARLPLGNPTTAQVDALMEKLGELGFATWGAKAVEMAQV; from the coding sequence ATGAATCTGCAACCGCTTCACGAACTCGTAGTCGCCACCCACTCGCCGTTTCATGTGGACGGGTCGCTGGCTCCGGAGATCGTTTCCGTCCAGGCCGCATTTCTCGCGGCGAATGGCATTCGCGCGGTCTTCATCACGGGCTCTACGGGTGAGTCGCATTCGCTGACGTGTGCGGAGCGGCTGGCGCTCTACGATGCGTGGGCGAATGCCGCGCCGGAGCAGGGGCTGCGGGTGATCGCGCATGTGGGGAGCAATTGCCTGGAGGATGCGAAGGTGCTGGCGCGGCGGGCGGAGAAGCTGGGATTTGCCGGGATCAGTGCGCTGGCTCCGTCCTACTATAAGCCTGGTAGTTTGAGTGCCCTGATCGACTGCTGTGCGGCGGTGGCGGCGGCGGCTCCGGCGACGCCGTTTTATTATTACGACATTCCGGCGCTGACGGGGGTGACGTTTCCGATGGAGCGCTTCCTGGTGGAGGCTCCGGCCAGAATTCCCACGCTGGCGGGAATCAAGTTCACGAATCCGGACCTGGTTTCGTATCGTCGCTCGCTTGAAGTGGCGGGACGACTTGACCTTCCGTGGGGTGTGGATGAGACGATGCTCTCCGCGCTGGCGGCTGGAGCGAAGGGCGGGGTGGGATCTACTTACAACTGGGCGCCGGAGCTTTATCGGCAGCTGATGGCGGCGCATGGCCGGGGTGACCTGGCGGAGGCGCAGCGGTTGCAATCGCTCTCGATCGCGATGGTGGATGCGATTGCGGCGACGGGTTTCCTCGGGACGGCGAAGGCGCTGATGGGGCGGCTGGGAGTGCCGGTGGGGCCGGCGAGATTGCCGCTGGGGAATCCGACGACAGCGCAAGTGGATGCGCTGATGGAGAAGCTGGGCGAGCTTGGCTTTGCGACGTGGGGGGCGAAGGCGGTAGAGATGGCGCAAGTCTGA
- a CDS encoding GDSL-type esterase/lipase family protein, which translates to MKRLLAALLLLPALLRAAEPRILFLGDSITYDGRWTTLVESALRSTEEFKNADIVNMGLPSETVSGLSEEGHAGGKFPRPDLHERLGRILPAFKPTLVIACYGMNDGIYLPPDPAREAAYQKGIARLKDDATKTGARVIFLTPPLYQADKPSSDPARYDAALGRFAGWLASQKSQGWETIDIRPALRASITAAKQKDPAFTYAADDIHPGDQGHHFIAEATCASLWPLLKIPGKPEFAEGNAFRVLKERQDLLKHAWLSATKHERPGIPEGQPLQTANALAETLLKDYQALSSTKLSDWNGYQRLDFQLAGRPALLVRPKTPAHGNPWIWRTEFFGHEPQGDVGLLENGFHVAYIDVQNLYGAPVALEAMDHLHAFLTKYYSLSKKTTLEGFSRGGLFAFNWAALHPDQTAALYVDAPVCDFKSWPGGKGLAPGSPEDWQRLIKVYNFPDEAAALAWKGNPVDNLAPIAKARIPILAVIGDADEAVPISENIDLVEKRYQDLGGHIEVIRKPGGKHHPHSLPDPKPIVDFVLKAVSP; encoded by the coding sequence ATGAAACGCCTGCTCGCCGCCCTCCTCCTGCTTCCCGCCCTGCTCCGCGCCGCGGAGCCACGGATCCTCTTCCTCGGCGACAGCATCACTTACGACGGCCGCTGGACCACACTCGTCGAGTCCGCCCTGCGATCCACGGAGGAGTTCAAGAACGCTGACATCGTCAATATGGGCCTCCCCAGCGAGACCGTCTCCGGCCTCTCCGAGGAAGGCCACGCCGGCGGCAAGTTCCCCCGCCCGGACCTTCACGAGCGACTCGGCCGCATCCTCCCGGCCTTCAAGCCCACGCTCGTCATCGCCTGCTACGGCATGAATGACGGCATCTACCTGCCACCCGATCCCGCCCGCGAAGCTGCCTACCAGAAAGGGATCGCTCGCCTGAAGGACGACGCCACAAAGACAGGCGCCCGCGTGATCTTCCTCACCCCGCCACTCTATCAAGCGGACAAGCCCTCATCAGACCCGGCGCGCTACGATGCCGCTCTGGGCCGCTTCGCCGGATGGCTCGCTTCGCAAAAATCACAAGGCTGGGAAACCATCGACATCCGCCCCGCCCTGCGTGCCTCCATCACCGCCGCGAAGCAGAAAGATCCCGCCTTCACCTACGCCGCCGATGACATCCATCCCGGCGACCAAGGCCACCATTTCATCGCCGAAGCCACCTGCGCCAGCCTCTGGCCGCTCCTTAAAATTCCCGGCAAACCGGAGTTCGCCGAAGGCAATGCCTTCCGTGTCCTGAAAGAACGACAGGACCTGTTGAAGCACGCTTGGCTCAGCGCCACCAAACACGAACGCCCCGGCATCCCCGAAGGCCAGCCCCTGCAGACCGCCAATGCCCTCGCGGAAACACTGCTCAAAGATTATCAAGCCCTCTCCTCTACAAAGCTCTCCGATTGGAACGGCTATCAACGCCTCGATTTCCAGCTCGCCGGCCGACCCGCTCTCCTCGTCCGCCCGAAGACACCGGCTCACGGCAACCCCTGGATCTGGCGCACCGAGTTCTTCGGCCATGAACCACAGGGAGACGTCGGCCTGTTAGAGAACGGCTTTCACGTCGCTTACATTGACGTGCAGAATCTCTACGGTGCCCCCGTCGCCTTGGAAGCCATGGACCACCTCCACGCCTTCCTGACCAAGTATTATTCCCTCTCAAAAAAGACCACCCTCGAAGGCTTCAGCCGCGGCGGCCTCTTCGCCTTCAATTGGGCCGCACTCCATCCCGACCAGACCGCCGCGCTCTACGTCGATGCCCCCGTCTGCGACTTCAAGAGCTGGCCCGGCGGCAAAGGCCTCGCTCCCGGCTCTCCCGAAGACTGGCAGCGCCTCATCAAGGTCTACAACTTCCCCGACGAAGCCGCCGCCCTCGCCTGGAAAGGCAATCCCGTCGACAACCTCGCCCCCATCGCCAAGGCCCGCATTCCCATCCTCGCCGTCATCGGCGACGCCGACGAAGCCGTGCCCATCAGCGAGAACATCGACCTCGTCGAAAAGCGCTACCAAGACCTCGGCGGCCACATCGAAGTCATCCGCAAGCCCGGCGGCAAACACCACCCCCACAGCCTCCCCGACCCCAAGCCCATCGTCGACTTCGTGCTAAAGGCCGTCTCGCCATAG
- a CDS encoding AGE family epimerase/isomerase yields MDLAAFYHDQLFNDCLPFWFPRAVDEVNGGFVHCFDRDGTLVDSDKSVWAQGRMSWMLLTLYTGYERRPEWLAWAESGLKFLEEKCVDASDGRMFFHVAQDGTPIRKRRYAYSESFAAIAFAAHAAAANDGDSADKARTWFERFTDWNFTPGRIPPKFTGARPMEGIGTRMITLVTAQELRRHTGEDRLLTMWIDRCLDDIERLFVKPELKVVMESVAPDGSIVDHFDGRTLNPGHAIEAAWFVLEEAAHRKDSRLQKLGCEMLDWMWERGWDEEFGGLFYFRDVHGKPVQEYWQDMKFWWPHDEALIATLMAYRMSGDAKYLAWHEKLREWSFERFGDPECGEWFGYLRRDGVPSSTLKGSLWKSFFHHPRALWRCYLLAKEIGQA; encoded by the coding sequence ATGGATCTCGCCGCGTTTTATCACGACCAGCTTTTCAATGACTGTTTGCCGTTCTGGTTTCCGCGGGCGGTGGATGAAGTGAATGGGGGATTCGTCCATTGCTTCGATCGAGATGGGACGCTGGTCGATAGCGACAAGTCGGTGTGGGCGCAGGGGCGCATGAGCTGGATGCTGCTGACACTTTACACCGGATATGAGCGACGGCCGGAGTGGCTGGCTTGGGCGGAGAGCGGGTTGAAGTTTTTGGAGGAGAAGTGTGTCGACGCTTCAGATGGGCGGATGTTCTTCCATGTGGCGCAGGACGGGACGCCGATCCGGAAGCGGCGCTATGCGTATAGCGAGAGTTTCGCGGCGATCGCCTTCGCGGCGCATGCGGCTGCGGCGAATGACGGTGACTCGGCGGACAAGGCGAGGACGTGGTTCGAGCGGTTCACGGACTGGAATTTCACGCCGGGGAGGATTCCGCCGAAGTTCACGGGGGCGCGGCCGATGGAGGGGATCGGGACGCGGATGATCACGCTGGTGACGGCGCAGGAGTTGAGGCGGCACACGGGCGAAGATCGCTTGCTGACGATGTGGATCGACCGATGCCTGGATGACATCGAGCGGCTATTCGTGAAGCCGGAGTTGAAGGTGGTGATGGAGTCGGTGGCACCGGATGGATCGATCGTGGATCACTTCGATGGACGCACGCTGAACCCCGGGCATGCGATTGAGGCCGCGTGGTTCGTGCTGGAGGAAGCGGCGCATCGGAAGGATAGCCGCTTGCAGAAGCTCGGATGTGAGATGCTGGACTGGATGTGGGAGCGCGGGTGGGACGAGGAGTTCGGCGGGCTCTTCTATTTCCGTGATGTGCATGGCAAGCCGGTGCAGGAGTATTGGCAGGATATGAAATTCTGGTGGCCGCACGATGAGGCGCTGATCGCGACTCTGATGGCTTACCGGATGAGCGGCGACGCGAAGTATCTCGCGTGGCACGAGAAGCTGCGGGAGTGGAGTTTCGAGCGCTTCGGGGATCCGGAATGCGGGGAATGGTTCGGATACTTGCGGCGGGATGGGGTGCCTTCGAGCACGCTGAAGGGATCGCTATGGAAGTCCTTTTTTCATCACCCGCGGGCGTTGTGGCGGTGTTACTTGCTGGCGAAGGAGATCGGGCAAGCGTAG
- a CDS encoding sialidase family protein: MSRIFTVLFMLGVHVHAGIKVSRAVVPVFNDGTESLVAEYEYETAVPRVVKSVQLTSEGTTDLGDIAGVRMKLVGIKGDELIAGSIGFEARMTSRMERRPMANHYGYRLMVKTRPGVDPSHRIGVRVESIEFEDGTVERVEKPADFQPSRVAYRIHRKGEHGCDTFRIPGLARAKDGSLLAIYDMRYESAHDLQGHMDIGLSRSTDGGKTWSVPRPVLDMGEYGGKPQRENGCSDANILVDANGGRVFVSSLWTHGRPGTHQWRGKGSEPGLGIEETSQFMCVHSDDNGVTWSEPVNLTSALKRPEWWLFAPAPGNGITMRDGTLVMPTQGRDESGLPFSNVISSKDHGKTWFVSPPARHDTTECAVAEAGDGSLVFSMRDNRNLTDKGETNGRAVSVTRDLGKTWEIHPADHGALPEPVCMASLISHRLPDGRTVLLFSNPRDKEKRRNLTIQASLDGGKTWPAEQRVLLDDGTGYGYSSLVMVDDSTVGILFESSVADMIFMKVPLADIVRP, encoded by the coding sequence ATGTCCCGAATTTTCACTGTCCTTTTCATGCTAGGTGTTCACGTGCACGCCGGGATCAAGGTGTCGCGCGCGGTGGTGCCGGTGTTCAATGATGGGACGGAGTCGCTGGTGGCGGAGTATGAGTATGAGACGGCTGTGCCGCGGGTGGTGAAGTCGGTGCAGCTGACCAGCGAGGGGACGACGGATTTGGGAGATATCGCGGGGGTGAGGATGAAGCTTGTGGGGATCAAGGGCGATGAATTGATCGCGGGATCGATTGGTTTTGAGGCGAGGATGACGTCGAGGATGGAGCGGCGGCCGATGGCCAATCACTACGGCTACCGGCTGATGGTGAAGACCCGGCCGGGTGTGGATCCGAGTCATCGGATCGGCGTTCGCGTGGAGTCGATCGAGTTTGAGGATGGCACTGTGGAGCGGGTGGAGAAGCCGGCGGATTTCCAGCCTTCGCGGGTGGCCTATCGGATTCATCGCAAGGGTGAACATGGATGCGATACGTTCCGGATTCCCGGGCTGGCGCGTGCGAAGGATGGCTCGCTGCTGGCGATTTATGACATGCGCTATGAGAGTGCGCATGATTTGCAGGGGCACATGGACATCGGGCTATCGCGCTCGACCGATGGTGGGAAGACTTGGTCGGTGCCGCGGCCGGTGCTGGACATGGGCGAGTATGGAGGGAAGCCGCAGCGTGAGAACGGGTGCTCCGATGCGAACATCCTGGTGGATGCGAATGGCGGCCGGGTTTTCGTTTCCTCGCTGTGGACGCATGGGCGGCCGGGGACGCATCAGTGGAGGGGCAAGGGTTCGGAGCCGGGGCTGGGGATTGAGGAGACGAGCCAATTCATGTGCGTGCACTCCGATGACAACGGGGTGACGTGGAGCGAGCCGGTGAATCTAACAAGTGCGCTCAAGCGGCCCGAGTGGTGGCTATTTGCCCCGGCTCCGGGGAATGGGATCACGATGCGCGATGGGACGCTGGTGATGCCGACGCAGGGGAGGGACGAAAGCGGGCTGCCGTTCTCGAATGTGATTTCCAGCAAGGATCATGGGAAGACGTGGTTCGTCTCGCCGCCGGCGCGCCACGACACGACGGAGTGTGCGGTGGCGGAGGCGGGCGATGGGTCGCTGGTCTTTTCGATGCGGGACAATCGGAATCTAACGGACAAGGGGGAGACGAACGGGCGTGCGGTGTCGGTGACGCGCGACTTGGGAAAGACGTGGGAAATTCATCCGGCGGATCATGGGGCGCTGCCGGAGCCGGTGTGCATGGCGAGCTTGATCTCGCATCGCCTGCCGGATGGGCGGACGGTGCTGCTGTTCTCGAATCCGCGCGACAAGGAGAAGCGGCGGAACCTGACGATCCAGGCGAGTCTTGATGGCGGGAAGACCTGGCCTGCGGAGCAGCGGGTGCTGCTGGATGACGGGACCGGATACGGCTACTCTTCGCTGGTGATGGTGGATGACTCGACGGTGGGCATTCTCTTCGAATCCTCGGTGGCGGACATGATCTTCATGAAGGTCCCACTCGCAGACATTGTGCGGCCATGA
- a CDS encoding MFS transporter — protein sequence MNGDSSMRSAWMAVMLLWPVAVLNYLDRQIFSTMKSSIMGGVPDIMNDARFGELMAVFLFVYGIFSPVGGYIADRFDRRRVIIASLAVWSAVTWLTGHAQNYEQLWWARALMGLSEACYIPAGLALIADFHHGGTRSRAVGIHQSGIYAGIILGGAGGYIADSSHGWRAGFTWFGLAGVAYAVVLLFLLKNAPRPKRDDGDGSTPIGSSLRLLFGTSAFVLLVLYFTLPAMPGWVVKSWMPALLAETFHLGQGQAGISATLWVTLASLAGVLIGGALSDRWMQRSARGHILVSAIGMVLCIPALFGIGYAPTLPVAIGFLILFGLGWGFFDTNNMPILCQIVPARLRATGYGLMNLASITIGGFAVKKVGAMRDAGAQPSVIFTLCAAAALVAVVLVLLIRPRSPEANAGNESLAH from the coding sequence ATGAATGGGGATTCTTCCATGCGGAGTGCCTGGATGGCGGTGATGCTGCTGTGGCCGGTGGCGGTGCTGAACTACCTGGACCGGCAGATCTTTTCGACGATGAAGTCGTCGATCATGGGAGGGGTGCCGGACATCATGAATGATGCGCGGTTTGGTGAGCTGATGGCGGTGTTCCTTTTCGTCTATGGGATTTTCAGTCCGGTCGGCGGATACATCGCGGATCGCTTTGATCGGCGACGCGTGATCATCGCGAGTCTGGCGGTTTGGTCAGCGGTGACGTGGTTGACCGGGCATGCGCAGAACTATGAGCAGCTGTGGTGGGCTCGGGCGCTGATGGGGCTGAGTGAGGCCTGTTACATTCCGGCGGGGTTGGCGCTGATCGCGGATTTTCATCATGGCGGGACGCGTTCGCGAGCGGTCGGGATTCATCAGTCCGGGATCTATGCGGGCATCATCCTCGGTGGTGCTGGGGGCTATATCGCGGACTCGAGCCATGGGTGGCGGGCTGGATTCACGTGGTTCGGGCTGGCGGGTGTTGCCTATGCGGTGGTGCTGCTGTTTTTGCTGAAGAATGCGCCGCGTCCGAAGCGGGATGATGGGGATGGAAGCACGCCGATCGGGAGTTCGCTTCGCTTGTTGTTCGGGACGAGTGCGTTCGTTCTGTTAGTTCTCTATTTCACGCTGCCGGCGATGCCGGGGTGGGTGGTGAAGAGCTGGATGCCGGCGTTGCTGGCGGAGACGTTTCACCTCGGGCAGGGTCAGGCGGGGATCTCGGCGACCTTGTGGGTGACGCTGGCTTCGCTGGCGGGCGTGCTGATCGGCGGTGCGCTCTCGGACCGGTGGATGCAGCGCAGCGCGCGCGGGCATATTCTGGTGAGTGCGATCGGGATGGTGCTGTGTATTCCGGCGCTGTTCGGGATCGGCTATGCGCCGACGCTGCCTGTCGCGATTGGGTTTCTGATTTTGTTCGGGCTGGGCTGGGGATTCTTCGACACGAATAACATGCCGATCCTGTGCCAGATCGTGCCGGCGCGGCTGCGGGCAACTGGCTACGGTCTGATGAATCTGGCGAGCATCACCATCGGCGGCTTCGCGGTGAAGAAGGTGGGCGCGATGCGTGATGCGGGTGCCCAGCCCTCGGTGATCTTCACGCTTTGTGCTGCTGCCGCGCTGGTGGCGGTGGTCCTTGTCCTTCTGATCCGTCCCCGCTCGCCGGAGGCGAATGCCGGTAATGAATCGCTGGCTCACTAA